The DNA sequence CATCCGTATAAACGATATCAGCGTCCTTGAGACCTTCTGCTGCATCTGTTGTCTGGTAAACTGTGCAACCGCTCTTCTTAGCTTTCTCTTCAGCCTTTTCCATGATGTCCTTATGAACTTCATAACCTTCAGGCGTAACGATTGTACAATCGATTCCTACTGTAGCGCAGCCGAACAGGAGGGAGTGAGCCATGTTGTTTCCATCACCGACATAGACGAGCTTATTGCCAGCAAATTTTCCGGTTTTTTCATAAATTGTGATCAAATCAGCAAGTACTTGTGTCGGGTGGTAGTCGTCTGTTAGTCCGTTGATAACAGGAACGCTCGCATTTGCAGCTAGTTCTTCCACAATGTGATGACCGAATGTGCGGATCATGATGCCGTCAACAAAACGAGACATTACATTTGCTGTATCAGAGATCGTTTCACGCTTGCCCATTGAAATCTCATCACGGCTAATATAAAGGGCATGGCCCCCAAGATGATACATAGCTGCTTCGAAAGATACACGCGTGCGCATAGATGACTTTTCAAAAATCATAGCAAGTGTTTTGCCCTCGAGATATCGATGCGGAATACCTTTCTTCTGTAAATCTTTTAGCTTGATTGCATATTGGACAAGATATTCAATTTCATCTTTTGAATAAGTATCCAAGGTAAGAAAATGCTTATTTTTAATTTTGCTTTTATCTAAATTCGGGTCTACTGTTTTAGTCATTGCAGGTCACTTCCTTTTTTGATAAGTGGCTGTTTTAAGCTGTAGTGTTCGTTTTCAAACACTGACCAATTAGCTTAACTGCTTCATCTATTTCTTCATTCGTAACGATGAGTGGGGGAAGAAGGCGAAGTACATTTGGTCCGGCATTTAGGACGAGCAAACCTTGTTTCATAAGTTCTAATACCGCTGGAAGAACTTCGTTTTTGCATTCAATGCCGATCATTAGGCCTTTGCCTCGAATGTCGGTGATATTATCATTGCCCGCCAATTCAGTTTGGAGCTGCTTAAGCAGATACTTGCCTTTATCCTCAACTTCTTGTAGGAAGTCAGTATCAAATGCAAGCTCAAGAACTTTGTTTGCAGCAGCCATAGCAAGTGGATTGCCTCCGAATGTAGAACCATGGCTTCCTGGTCCGAAATAATCTCCAAGCTCTTTTTTTGCAATCATTGCACCGACTGGAAGCCCGTTGCCGAGTCCTTTGGCGGAAGTGATGATATCTGGATAAACACCGTAATGCTGGTAGGCGAAAGGTTTTCCCGTCCGGCCTATACCAGTCTGGATTTCATCGACAATGAGGAGAATACCTTCCTCTGCTGCAAGAGCAGCGACTGCTTTGAAAAATTCAGGTTCGGCTGGCAGCACACCGCCTTCACCTTGTACTGATTCAATCATGATTGCAGCTGTGTTGCCATCAATTGCCTCTTTAACACTCTCTATATTGTTATATTCTACGTAAGTGAATGTTTCAAGCAGAGGTCCAAAACCTTGTTGGATTTTTTCTTGACCAGTTGCGGACATTGTGGCAAATGTTCTGCCATGGAATGATTTTTGGAAAGTGATGATCTTTGTTTTGCCGGTCGCTTTGCGTGCAAGCTTAATCGCCGCTTCATTCGCTTCGGCACCACTATTGCCAAAAAAGACATAGTCGCCAGAAC is a window from the Aciduricibacillus chroicocephali genome containing:
- the argF gene encoding ornithine carbamoyltransferase: MTKTVDPNLDKSKIKNKHFLTLDTYSKDEIEYLVQYAIKLKDLQKKGIPHRYLEGKTLAMIFEKSSMRTRVSFEAAMYHLGGHALYISRDEISMGKRETISDTANVMSRFVDGIMIRTFGHHIVEELAANASVPVINGLTDDYHPTQVLADLITIYEKTGKFAGNKLVYVGDGNNMAHSLLFGCATVGIDCTIVTPEGYEVHKDIMEKAEEKAKKSGCTVYQTTDAAEGLKDADIVYTDVWASMGFEDSAEERKGVFRNYQVNEDLVKNANEDYMFFHCLPAHRGEEVSAEVIDGSHSVVFDQAENRLHAHKAILAALLAD
- a CDS encoding acetylornithine transaminase codes for the protein MTALFPTYGRFDIEIDKTEGTKVWDTNGNLYTDFGSGIGVANLGHRHPAVQTAVENQLQKYWHMSNLYHIPLQEEVASKLTANSSGDYVFFGNSGAEANEAAIKLARKATGKTKIITFQKSFHGRTFATMSATGQEKIQQGFGPLLETFTYVEYNNIESVKEAIDGNTAAIMIESVQGEGGVLPAEPEFFKAVAALAAEEGILLIVDEIQTGIGRTGKPFAYQHYGVYPDIITSAKGLGNGLPVGAMIAKKELGDYFGPGSHGSTFGGNPLAMAAANKVLELAFDTDFLQEVEDKGKYLLKQLQTELAGNDNITDIRGKGLMIGIECKNEVLPAVLELMKQGLLVLNAGPNVLRLLPPLIVTNEEIDEAVKLIGQCLKTNTTA